From the genome of Candidatus Palauibacter scopulicola, one region includes:
- a CDS encoding nitrilase-related carbon-nitrogen hydrolase gives MPLDITIAQFRPAKGDLDRTLDACAATILRAARQQPRPGLVVFPETALTGYFLEGGVREQAISSRELLRALNSRTGPDAAGLDVAIGFYERDAGGIYNSALYATLGPSGGIRHVHRKVFLATYGVFQEERFVEAGAGIRAFDGRLGRTALLICEDGFHSISGTLAALDRAAIVLVLSASPARGAAPGAGVPDNLVRWDALASAIAAEHGVFVVVSQLVGFEGGKGFAGGSAAYDPRGHRLLAGPLWEEALLPVRIDLDEATRARAEEPLFSDLERSWTRLLVNSPGSGVRRPAPDIE, from the coding sequence ATGCCGCTCGATATCACGATCGCCCAGTTCCGGCCCGCCAAGGGCGACCTCGACCGGACCCTCGACGCTTGTGCCGCGACGATCCTGCGTGCCGCACGGCAGCAACCCCGGCCGGGTTTGGTCGTGTTTCCGGAGACGGCGCTCACGGGGTATTTCCTCGAGGGCGGCGTGCGCGAGCAGGCGATCTCCAGCCGGGAGCTGTTGAGGGCTCTCAACTCGCGGACCGGCCCGGATGCGGCCGGCCTCGATGTCGCGATCGGGTTTTATGAGCGGGATGCGGGAGGCATCTACAACTCGGCGCTATACGCGACGCTGGGGCCCTCGGGAGGCATTCGCCACGTCCACCGAAAGGTGTTCCTCGCCACCTACGGCGTTTTTCAGGAGGAGCGGTTCGTCGAGGCGGGAGCCGGGATCCGGGCGTTCGACGGGCGGCTCGGGCGAACCGCTCTCCTGATCTGTGAAGACGGTTTTCATTCGATCTCGGGCACCCTCGCCGCCCTCGACAGGGCGGCGATCGTCCTCGTCCTCAGCGCCTCGCCCGCGCGCGGGGCAGCCCCGGGGGCCGGGGTGCCCGACAACCTCGTCCGCTGGGATGCCCTCGCGAGTGCGATCGCCGCGGAGCACGGGGTGTTCGTCGTCGTGTCCCAGCTGGTCGGATTCGAAGGCGGCAAGGGGTTCGCCGGCGGGTCCGCGGCCTACGATCCGCGCGGACACCGGCTGCTGGCGGGGCCGCTGTGGGAGGAAGCGCTGCTGCCCGTGCGGATCGACCTCGACGAGGCCACGCGCGCCCGCGCGGAGGAGCCCCTCTTCTCCGACCTGGAGCGATCCTGGACGCGTCTTCTCGTGAACAGTCCGGGGTCCGGCGTTCGAAGACCCGCCCCCGACATCGAATGA
- a CDS encoding dihydrolipoamide acetyltransferase family protein yields the protein MAQLSPTMEEGKLIEWKVAEGDAVAQGDVVAEIETDKANMDVEALGGGVLRKIVVQEGATVPVGALIGVIAEPDEAIDELLAEAAAVGDGAAEGPAGEPAAPAVAAEAAVAEPVAPEPAAPEAAAPVEVAAGAAPGDPAAAAGGRIKASPVARRMAAESGIALAGLAGSGPGGRIVKADIEAALARGAPSVAPVPGPTPTAPAPTPSPAAPGQPPPAPLPPGLEDRVEEASQMRKAIARRLGQSIGPVPHFFLTTEVDMGRALELRADLNARFADGKIGVTDLLLKATAEALNRHPAVNASWEENAIRYHGAVHLGIAVALDEGLITPVLRDAGRKGLRQISAEARDLIARARARKLAPEEYQGGTFSVSNLGMFEIDEFTAIINPPEAGILAIGQTVEKPVAVDGQVVVRKRMRVTMSCDHRVIDGATGAAFLGAFKAMLENPLEMIL from the coding sequence ATGGCGCAGCTGAGCCCGACGATGGAGGAGGGCAAGCTCATCGAGTGGAAGGTCGCCGAGGGCGATGCCGTGGCGCAGGGCGATGTCGTCGCGGAGATCGAGACCGACAAGGCGAACATGGATGTCGAGGCGCTCGGCGGCGGCGTGCTGCGCAAGATCGTCGTGCAGGAGGGCGCCACGGTGCCGGTGGGCGCGCTCATCGGCGTGATCGCGGAGCCGGACGAGGCGATCGACGAACTGCTCGCCGAGGCGGCGGCGGTCGGCGACGGGGCGGCGGAAGGCCCCGCCGGCGAGCCCGCCGCGCCTGCCGTGGCGGCGGAAGCCGCGGTGGCGGAACCCGTGGCGCCGGAACCCGCGGCGCCCGAAGCCGCAGCGCCGGTCGAGGTCGCGGCGGGTGCGGCGCCCGGAGACCCGGCCGCGGCGGCCGGGGGGCGCATCAAGGCCTCGCCCGTCGCGCGGCGGATGGCCGCGGAGAGCGGGATCGCGCTGGCCGGCCTCGCCGGATCCGGGCCGGGCGGCCGGATCGTCAAGGCCGACATCGAGGCCGCGCTGGCCCGCGGCGCCCCAAGCGTCGCGCCGGTCCCGGGGCCCACGCCCACGGCCCCCGCGCCCACGCCGTCTCCGGCCGCCCCCGGCCAGCCCCCGCCCGCGCCGCTCCCTCCCGGGCTGGAAGACCGCGTCGAGGAGGCGAGCCAGATGCGGAAGGCGATCGCGCGCCGGCTCGGCCAGTCGATCGGGCCCGTCCCCCATTTCTTCCTCACGACCGAGGTCGACATGGGCCGCGCGCTCGAGCTGCGCGCGGACCTCAACGCGCGCTTCGCGGACGGCAAGATCGGGGTGACGGATCTGCTCCTGAAGGCGACGGCGGAGGCGCTGAATCGCCACCCGGCGGTCAACGCGTCGTGGGAGGAGAACGCGATCCGCTACCACGGCGCGGTCCACCTCGGCATCGCCGTGGCGCTCGACGAAGGCTTGATCACGCCGGTGCTGCGCGATGCGGGCCGGAAGGGGCTGCGGCAGATCTCGGCCGAGGCGCGGGACCTCATCGCCCGGGCGCGGGCGCGGAAGCTCGCGCCGGAGGAGTACCAGGGCGGGACGTTCTCCGTCAGCAACCTCGGCATGTTCGAGATCGACGAGTTCACGGCGATCATCAACCCACCGGAAGCCGGCATCCTCGCCATCGGCCAGACGGTCGAGAAGCCCGTCGCGGTGGACGGCCAGGTCGTCGTCCGCAAGCGCATGCGCGTGACCATGTCCTGCGACCACCGCGTCATCGACGGCGCCACGGGCGCGGCGTTCCTCGGCGCCTTCAAGGCGATGCTCGAGAACCCCCTCGAGATGATCCTCTAG
- a CDS encoding NAD+ synthase, translated as MNGAWPPAGIADSRPPHPADPSPLDIDTSLVRNWLVQFLREEIERRRGFRRVVVGLSGGVDSALTAALCAEALGPEAVLALLLPYRTSSPRSREHALLVAEEFGIPTRTIDITSAVDGYLDEFEPEAGEHRRGNVAARQRMIVLFDQAFKLSALPAGTGNKSERLLGYYTWHADDSPPVNPLGDLFKSQVWALARAVGVPAEVVDKPATADLIQGQTDEEDLGVTYPEADLILHHLISGRGREALVEAGFERGKVELVAGRLENTHWKRHLPTVAMLSPTAIGEWYLRPVDY; from the coding sequence ATGAACGGAGCGTGGCCGCCGGCGGGGATCGCCGACAGCCGTCCGCCGCACCCCGCCGATCCGAGTCCGCTCGACATCGACACGAGCCTCGTGCGGAACTGGCTCGTTCAGTTCCTCCGCGAGGAGATCGAACGTCGACGCGGCTTTCGCAGGGTCGTGGTCGGGCTGTCGGGCGGCGTGGATTCCGCTCTCACCGCGGCGCTGTGCGCGGAAGCTCTCGGCCCGGAAGCGGTGCTCGCCCTACTCCTGCCCTACCGGACTTCGAGCCCCCGCAGCCGCGAGCACGCCCTGCTCGTGGCGGAGGAATTCGGGATCCCGACGCGCACGATCGACATCACGAGCGCGGTGGACGGCTATCTCGACGAGTTCGAGCCCGAGGCGGGCGAACACCGGCGGGGCAACGTGGCCGCGCGCCAGCGCATGATCGTCCTCTTCGACCAGGCCTTCAAGCTCTCTGCGCTCCCGGCCGGCACGGGAAACAAGTCGGAGCGCCTGCTCGGCTACTATACCTGGCACGCGGACGACTCCCCGCCGGTGAACCCGCTCGGGGATCTGTTCAAGAGCCAGGTATGGGCGCTCGCGCGGGCCGTCGGCGTGCCCGCCGAGGTCGTCGACAAGCCGGCGACGGCGGATCTGATCCAGGGACAGACGGACGAGGAGGACCTGGGCGTCACATACCCGGAGGCGGATCTCATCCTCCACCACCTCATCTCCGGACGCGGGCGGGAGGCGCTTGTCGAGGCGGGCTTCGAGAGAGGAAAGGTCGAACTCGTGGCCGGACGGCTCGAGAACACACACTGGAAACGCCACCTGCCGACGGTCGCGATGCTCTCGCCGACGGCGATCGGGGAGTGGTACCTGAGGCCGGTGGACTACTGA
- a CDS encoding glycosyltransferase family 2 protein, with translation MYAGMTVGAVVPARDEERNIGGVVADLLALRDDAGQRVVDDFVVCDNGSTDATATRAREAGARTVRQDTPGYGLACLTALAHLHPVDIVLFTDGDRSFEAAQGVRLLEAVAAGADLAIGSRALGRREPGALSAPQIAGNRVAALLIRLLWGAAVTDLGPYRAMRAEALRRIDMRDRTYGWTVEMQVKAIQHGLRVVEVPVDTLRRRFGRSKVGGTVRGVVGASAGILSMIARLRWRQWRAARSTRPQEAGE, from the coding sequence GTGTACGCGGGAATGACGGTGGGCGCGGTCGTGCCGGCGAGGGACGAGGAGCGGAATATCGGCGGTGTCGTCGCCGACCTGCTGGCGCTGCGCGATGATGCCGGCCAGCGCGTGGTCGACGATTTTGTGGTCTGCGACAACGGGTCGACGGACGCGACCGCGACCCGCGCGCGCGAGGCCGGGGCGCGGACCGTCCGGCAGGACACGCCGGGCTACGGGCTGGCCTGCCTGACCGCCCTCGCGCACCTGCACCCCGTCGACATCGTGCTGTTCACGGATGGCGACCGGTCGTTCGAGGCGGCGCAGGGAGTCCGGCTGCTCGAAGCCGTCGCCGCCGGGGCCGATCTGGCCATCGGGTCGCGCGCGCTGGGCCGGAGGGAGCCGGGCGCCCTGTCCGCGCCCCAGATCGCGGGGAACCGGGTGGCCGCGCTGCTCATACGTCTTCTGTGGGGGGCGGCGGTGACCGACCTCGGTCCCTACCGCGCCATGCGGGCCGAGGCGCTGCGCCGCATCGACATGCGCGACCGCACGTACGGCTGGACCGTGGAGATGCAGGTCAAGGCCATCCAGCACGGTCTGCGGGTCGTCGAAGTGCCCGTGGACACCTTGCGGCGCCGTTTCGGCCGGTCGAAGGTGGGAGGCACGGTTCGGGGAGTCGTCGGCGCCAGCGCCGGCATCCTCTCGATGATCGCGCGGCTCCGCTGGCGGCAGTGGCGCGCCGCCCGCTCCACCCGGCCGCAGGAGGCAGGAGAATGA
- a CDS encoding DUF547 domain-containing protein, giving the protein MKGISARVAPWALLGVLALGGISCAGPSTDVAWDEHDPANTARLDHGEWQALLDAYLITDDPSGVTLVDYAKLRANTADRARLAGYIDYLQGLDPRQYAKDVQMAYWINLYNAVTLRVVVDEYPVASIKDIHEGLIPGTGPWRDIHASVAGHPLTLDNIEHDILRPIWRDARIHYGVNCASIGCPNLAPEPYTAENLERLLDQAARDYVNHPRGVTLRDQASAVVSSIYFWYQEDFGDSEAGVLEHLRKYAEGDLAERLRDFDGSLDHDYDWSLNAPDVP; this is encoded by the coding sequence ATGAAAGGAATTTCGGCGCGGGTCGCCCCGTGGGCGTTGCTCGGTGTCCTGGCGCTCGGCGGGATTTCGTGCGCCGGGCCGTCCACCGACGTCGCCTGGGACGAGCATGACCCGGCCAATACCGCGCGGCTCGACCACGGCGAGTGGCAGGCGCTGCTCGACGCCTACCTGATCACCGACGACCCGTCCGGCGTCACCCTGGTCGACTACGCGAAGCTGCGGGCGAACACCGCCGACCGGGCGCGCCTGGCCGGCTACATCGACTACCTGCAGGGACTGGATCCGCGGCAGTACGCGAAGGACGTGCAGATGGCGTACTGGATCAACCTCTACAACGCCGTGACCCTGCGGGTCGTCGTGGACGAGTATCCCGTCGCGTCGATCAAGGACATCCACGAGGGCCTGATTCCCGGCACGGGCCCGTGGCGCGACATCCACGCGAGCGTGGCCGGGCACCCTCTCACGCTGGACAACATCGAGCACGACATCCTGCGCCCCATCTGGCGGGACGCCCGGATCCACTACGGCGTGAACTGCGCCAGCATCGGCTGTCCGAATCTGGCCCCGGAGCCCTACACCGCGGAGAACCTGGAGCGACTCCTGGATCAGGCCGCGCGGGACTACGTGAATCACCCGAGAGGCGTGACGCTCCGCGACCAGGCGTCCGCTGTCGTCTCCAGCATCTACTTCTGGTATCAGGAGGACTTCGGGGATTCCGAGGCGGGCGTGCTCGAACACCTTCGGAAGTACGCCGAGGGGGATCTGGCGGAGCGGCTTCGGGATTTCGACGGGTCTCTCGACCACGACTACGACTGGAGCCTGAACGCGCCGGACGTTCCGTGA
- a CDS encoding lipoyl(octanoyl) transferase, giving the protein MSGERQLRVVDLGRREYREVLELQRSIARWRRNSPPDHDLLLLVEHLPVITFGRGSRDDVTPPDPAWLAEAGLDLVEIERGGDLTYHGPGQLVGYPILDLRAHRKDLHWYLRRIEEVLLRVLAERGLPAFRVESYTGVWTGSPPAGSLDTGEDDGFGTVVAGRADALIGAGAIRKVASIGVHASRWITSHGFALNVTPEPLMNFRGIVACGIQGVRMTSLASEGASLTLEEAGEAVVRAFPAAFPSLALSPVPAAGLRI; this is encoded by the coding sequence GTGAGCGGCGAGCGGCAACTCCGGGTGGTCGACCTCGGCCGCCGCGAGTACCGGGAGGTGCTCGAGCTTCAGCGCTCGATCGCGCGCTGGCGGCGGAACTCTCCGCCGGATCACGACCTCCTGCTCCTCGTCGAACACCTGCCGGTGATCACCTTCGGGCGGGGATCGAGGGACGACGTCACGCCCCCCGACCCGGCATGGCTCGCCGAGGCGGGGCTGGACCTGGTCGAGATCGAGCGCGGCGGCGACCTCACCTATCATGGCCCCGGCCAGCTCGTGGGCTACCCGATCCTGGACCTCCGGGCGCACCGGAAGGACCTCCACTGGTACCTGCGCCGCATCGAGGAGGTGCTGCTGCGCGTCCTCGCGGAGCGCGGCCTCCCCGCGTTCCGGGTCGAGTCGTACACCGGAGTGTGGACGGGTTCTCCACCCGCCGGGAGCCTCGACACGGGTGAGGACGACGGCTTCGGAACGGTCGTCGCCGGACGCGCGGACGCCCTCATCGGGGCCGGCGCGATTCGCAAGGTCGCTTCGATCGGCGTGCATGCGAGCCGCTGGATCACATCCCACGGCTTCGCGCTCAACGTGACGCCCGAGCCTCTCATGAACTTCCGCGGCATCGTGGCGTGCGGCATCCAGGGCGTCCGCATGACGAGCCTCGCCTCCGAGGGCGCCTCCCTCACCCTGGAAGAGGCCGGCGAAGCCGTCGTGCGCGCCTTCCCCGCCGCGTTCCCGAGCCTCGCGCTGTCACCGGTGCCGGCAGCCGGCCTGCGCATCTGA
- a CDS encoding pyruvate dehydrogenase complex E1 component subunit beta, which translates to MAVLTYREALNDALREEMERDDSTFIIGEEVGEYDGAYKVTKGLLDQFGEWRVRDAPIAELGFAGLGVGAAMAGLRPIVEFMTWNFALLAIDEVVNAAAKMFQMSGGQYNVPIVFRGPGGAALQLAAQHSQSPEPWYSYVPGLKVIAPATAKDAKGLLKSAIRDNDPVVFIESEIMYNLVRDEVPEEEYLTPIGKAEVKREGSDVTVVCHSKMVHQALAAARTLEKEEIDVEVLDLRTVRPLDVDAVVASVKKTNRAVVAEEGWPMCNIGAQVVDDIQREAFDSLDAPVARVNGLDVPMPYAKNLEKLVTPNADHVAAAVRHVCYAD; encoded by the coding sequence ATGGCCGTCCTCACGTATCGGGAAGCGCTGAACGACGCCCTCCGCGAAGAGATGGAGCGCGACGACTCGACCTTCATCATCGGCGAAGAGGTGGGCGAGTACGACGGCGCCTACAAGGTCACGAAGGGCCTGCTCGACCAGTTCGGGGAGTGGCGCGTGCGGGACGCTCCGATCGCCGAGTTGGGGTTCGCGGGGCTCGGCGTGGGCGCGGCGATGGCGGGGCTGCGGCCGATCGTCGAGTTCATGACGTGGAACTTCGCCCTGCTCGCGATCGACGAGGTCGTGAACGCGGCGGCGAAGATGTTCCAGATGTCGGGCGGACAGTACAACGTCCCCATCGTCTTCCGGGGACCGGGCGGTGCGGCGCTCCAGCTCGCGGCGCAGCACTCGCAGTCGCCGGAGCCCTGGTACAGCTACGTGCCCGGGCTGAAGGTGATCGCGCCCGCCACGGCGAAGGACGCGAAGGGACTCCTCAAGAGCGCGATCCGCGACAACGACCCCGTGGTCTTCATCGAGAGCGAGATCATGTACAACCTCGTCCGGGATGAAGTGCCGGAGGAGGAGTACCTGACGCCGATCGGCAAGGCCGAGGTGAAGCGGGAGGGGTCGGACGTGACCGTCGTGTGCCACTCGAAGATGGTACACCAGGCGCTCGCGGCGGCCCGCACGCTGGAGAAGGAAGAGATCGACGTCGAGGTGCTGGACCTGCGCACGGTGCGTCCGCTGGACGTGGACGCGGTCGTGGCGTCGGTGAAGAAGACGAACCGGGCCGTGGTCGCGGAGGAGGGGTGGCCGATGTGCAACATCGGAGCCCAGGTCGTGGACGACATCCAGCGCGAGGCGTTCGACTCGCTGGACGCCCCGGTGGCGCGCGTGAACGGGCTGGACGTGCCCATGCCCTACGCGAAGAACCTGGAGAAGCTCGTAACCCCCAACGCGGACCACGTGGCGGCGGCGGTGCGCCACGTGTGCTACGCGGACTAG
- a CDS encoding CPBP family intramembrane glutamic endopeptidase, with protein MPEAPSPIAAAYAVLLLIGMPALAALDARRGADLAAASKHRRLLYVSVGASLVILGLVTLGVAAWQDVPASALGWKVDAPAASLLRGLGVAIAGLALAWFITAAARLAGLRETEAVLLLMPRDAGEKRAFLMLSAIAAVCEEYAYRGFALWAISAWIGSPWLAAALVSVSFGLGHGYQKLAGVIRATALGIVLAASVIWTESLFPAIVGHFWINAAIGLGGWRYFHTGSDAAEPGAPE; from the coding sequence ATGCCCGAAGCTCCGAGTCCGATCGCGGCGGCGTATGCCGTGCTGCTCCTGATCGGCATGCCGGCCCTCGCCGCCCTCGATGCCCGTCGCGGGGCGGATCTCGCCGCGGCGTCGAAACACCGCCGGCTGCTGTATGTGTCGGTCGGAGCCTCGCTTGTCATCCTGGGCTTGGTGACGCTCGGCGTCGCGGCGTGGCAGGACGTGCCCGCTTCCGCGCTCGGCTGGAAGGTCGATGCGCCGGCCGCCTCGCTGCTCCGGGGACTCGGCGTGGCCATCGCGGGTCTGGCGCTCGCCTGGTTCATCACGGCCGCCGCCCGCCTGGCCGGGCTCCGGGAGACCGAGGCCGTGCTGCTGCTGATGCCGCGAGACGCCGGGGAGAAGCGGGCCTTTCTCATGCTCTCGGCGATTGCCGCGGTATGCGAGGAGTACGCCTACCGGGGGTTCGCCCTGTGGGCCATCTCGGCGTGGATCGGGAGCCCCTGGTTGGCCGCCGCCCTCGTTTCAGTTTCGTTCGGTCTCGGACACGGATACCAGAAGCTGGCCGGCGTCATCCGGGCGACCGCGCTCGGCATCGTGCTCGCGGCGAGCGTCATCTGGACGGAGAGCCTGTTCCCCGCCATTGTCGGGCACTTCTGGATCAACGCGGCGATCGGGCTGGGAGGCTGGCGCTACTTCCACACAGGCTCCGATGCCGCCGAACCCGGGGCCCCGGAATGA
- the lpdA gene encoding dihydrolipoyl dehydrogenase: MSETYDVVVVGAGPAGYVCAIRAAQLGLRTACVESGSYEGGLGGTCLNWGCIPAKALLESAALAHNLQHHGARMGVKPVEVEYDFSAAVKRSRIITRKLTAGVKYLLGKNKVDIVQGRGRLAGTGRVAVETEDGDTREIATRNVVFATGSVMNTFPGFELDGEKVIGSREALGLQELPATMAIVGAGFVGVEFADVFNAFGVDVTLIEALDTLVPLEDPEIGNALERSFRKRGIRNLTNTRVKHLDRDASPMVLTVVNPDGSETAEETDLVLMAVGRRPVSENLGLEKNGVAVEDGFIRIDEWCRTSQPGVYAIGDVAGQPMLAHVGSHEGIVAAEHIAGVAQHPMEYGNIPSVGYCHPEVASIGMSAAQAEEAGHEVVTGKYPLGAHGRALTAESADGFVKIVADAKYGEVLGVHMIGHNVSELVAEVGMARELEATLDELVRHAHAHPSMAEAVMEAAFAALGRSIHM, encoded by the coding sequence ATGTCGGAGACATACGACGTCGTCGTAGTCGGGGCCGGACCGGCCGGCTACGTATGTGCGATCCGGGCCGCGCAACTCGGCCTCCGGACCGCCTGCGTCGAGAGCGGGTCGTACGAGGGCGGCCTCGGCGGCACCTGCCTCAACTGGGGCTGCATCCCCGCCAAGGCGCTGCTCGAGAGCGCCGCGCTCGCGCACAACCTGCAGCACCACGGCGCCCGCATGGGCGTGAAGCCGGTCGAGGTGGAGTACGACTTCTCCGCGGCCGTGAAGCGGAGCCGCATCATCACCCGGAAACTCACGGCCGGCGTGAAATACCTCCTCGGGAAGAACAAGGTCGACATCGTGCAGGGCCGCGGCCGGCTGGCGGGGACGGGTCGCGTCGCGGTCGAAACGGAGGACGGCGACACGCGCGAGATCGCGACCCGGAACGTCGTGTTCGCAACGGGTTCCGTGATGAACACCTTCCCCGGCTTCGAACTCGACGGCGAGAAGGTGATCGGCAGCCGGGAAGCGCTCGGTCTCCAGGAACTCCCGGCGACGATGGCGATCGTCGGAGCCGGATTCGTGGGGGTCGAGTTCGCCGATGTCTTCAACGCCTTCGGCGTGGACGTCACGCTCATCGAGGCGCTCGACACGCTCGTGCCGCTCGAGGACCCGGAGATCGGAAACGCGCTCGAACGCTCGTTCAGGAAGCGGGGCATCCGCAATCTCACGAATACCCGCGTCAAGCACCTGGACCGCGACGCGAGCCCGATGGTCCTCACGGTCGTGAATCCGGACGGCAGCGAGACCGCCGAGGAGACGGATCTCGTGCTCATGGCCGTCGGTCGGCGGCCCGTGAGCGAGAACCTCGGCCTCGAGAAGAACGGGGTCGCCGTGGAGGACGGTTTCATCCGGATCGACGAGTGGTGCCGCACGAGCCAGCCCGGCGTCTACGCGATCGGGGACGTGGCCGGGCAGCCGATGCTGGCGCACGTCGGATCGCACGAAGGCATCGTCGCCGCCGAGCATATCGCGGGCGTGGCCCAGCACCCGATGGAGTACGGGAACATCCCCTCCGTCGGATACTGCCACCCCGAGGTCGCCTCGATCGGCATGTCCGCGGCGCAGGCCGAGGAGGCGGGCCACGAGGTCGTCACCGGCAAGTACCCGCTCGGCGCGCACGGGCGCGCGCTGACCGCCGAGTCCGCGGACGGCTTCGTGAAGATCGTGGCGGACGCCAAGTACGGCGAAGTGCTGGGCGTCCACATGATCGGACACAACGTGAGCGAGCTCGTGGCGGAGGTCGGCATGGCGCGCGAACTGGAAGCCACGCTGGACGAGCTCGTGCGTCACGCGCACGCACACCCCAGCATGGCCGAGGCCGTGATGGAGGCCGCGTTCGCCGCGCTCGGGCGCTCGATCCACATGTGA
- a CDS encoding porin — MIARMCARTVVVLGLAIPAGMAAQEASPIEVGGLLRAGARAHSDSTLGGQGFRLFESRLKVEGAVGLVFDYKFVVRYDAGRDTYRIHDAVVTMPVIPEFELSIGMFKPYFGYEATVSRSDITFVERSQAATALRPDRQIGVQAGGQALEGRFTYGAGLYNGNGRSVTNDGDNYMFAGRVQYNSIGTIAFYDDLVVQAGASLAYSEDTSAPLGKGIVTGDRSAAPGITSDFAGSRLYWGADVQVSYHSLTLTGEYLRADFDLDAPLSGSAPAETEAYGGWVQFGYRPWGLLEAVVRYDGFRPALGADRKFMVFGLNLYPDGYARFGLQYASALDDSPHAPTLSDGQFQFLAQVDF, encoded by the coding sequence ATGATCGCGAGAATGTGCGCGCGAACGGTCGTCGTGCTTGGCCTGGCCATTCCGGCGGGAATGGCGGCGCAGGAGGCCTCCCCGATCGAGGTCGGGGGGCTGCTGCGGGCCGGAGCCCGGGCGCATTCGGACTCCACCCTCGGCGGGCAGGGGTTCCGGCTCTTCGAATCCCGCCTCAAGGTGGAGGGCGCCGTCGGGCTCGTCTTCGACTACAAGTTCGTTGTCCGCTACGACGCGGGGCGGGACACGTACCGGATCCACGACGCGGTGGTCACGATGCCGGTGATTCCGGAATTCGAACTCAGCATCGGCATGTTCAAGCCCTACTTCGGCTATGAAGCCACCGTGTCGCGCAGCGACATCACGTTTGTGGAGCGTTCGCAGGCCGCAACCGCCCTCAGGCCGGACCGGCAGATCGGCGTGCAGGCGGGCGGGCAGGCGCTCGAGGGCCGGTTCACCTACGGGGCCGGCCTCTACAACGGCAACGGCCGGTCCGTCACGAACGACGGCGACAACTACATGTTCGCCGGGCGCGTGCAGTACAACTCGATCGGCACGATCGCCTTCTACGACGACCTCGTCGTGCAGGCGGGAGCTTCCCTCGCTTATTCGGAGGACACATCCGCGCCGCTCGGAAAGGGCATCGTCACCGGAGACCGATCGGCCGCTCCCGGCATCACGTCCGATTTTGCGGGCAGCCGCCTGTACTGGGGCGCGGACGTTCAGGTCTCCTACCACAGCCTGACGCTGACGGGCGAGTACCTGCGGGCGGACTTCGATCTCGATGCGCCGCTCAGCGGGAGCGCGCCGGCCGAGACGGAGGCCTACGGCGGCTGGGTGCAGTTCGGCTATCGGCCCTGGGGACTGCTCGAGGCCGTCGTGCGGTACGATGGATTCCGGCCGGCTCTGGGCGCCGACCGGAAGTTCATGGTGTTCGGACTGAACTTGTATCCGGACGGCTACGCGAGGTTCGGGCTGCAGTACGCAAGCGCCCTCGACGACTCCCCCCACGCGCCGACGCTGTCCGATGGCCAGTTTCAGTTCCTCGCCCAGGTCGACTTCTGA